GTGGCAGAGCGCGGCATGGGCCTCATCTTCGTGAGCCACGATTTGCGTCTCGTATCGTCCTTCTGCGACCGCGTCATCGTCATGTATGCTGGTAAGATCGTTGAGGAACTTGCGGCAAGTGATCTTGCAAATGCGAAACACCCTTATACGCAAGGATTGCTGAACTGCATGCCCAAACTCGGAGCTGACCGCCATCCGCTACCCACCTTGCAGCGTGAGGAGGCATGGCGTCTATGAGCACCGCACCAGCTCTCAGCGTCGACAAGATCGACGTATTTTTCGACGAATTCCACGCGCTCAAATCGGTCAGCATCGATGTCGCACGCGGGGAATCTTATGGACTGGTGGGCGAGTCCGGCTCCGGTAAATCCACGCTTCTGCGTGCAGTAGCCGGGCTTGCACCTGTCGACGACGGTGAAATCCGTATTGACGGAAAGCCACTTAAGACACCGCGCGACAAAGCGTTCTACCGCAATGTTCAGATGGTGTTTCAGGACCCTTACGGCTCTCTGCATCCACGTCAGACGGTCGATCGCCTGCTGCTTGAACCGCTTGCAGTGCATGGCATAGGTGATACAGAAAAGCGCATCGTTCGCGCGCTTGATGAGGTGGGCCTGGGTTCAGGCTTCCGTTTCCGCTATCCGCACCAGCTATCGGGCGGTCAGCGTCAGCGTATCGCCATTGCACGCGCACTCATCATCGAGCCAAGTATTTTGCTTCTCGACGAACCTACATCTGCGCTCGATGCCTCTGTGCAGGCTGAGGTACTCAACCTGCTTGAACAAGTGCGGCGCGACCGTAAGCTGACATTCGTTATGGTCAGCCATGATCTCGCAGTCGTTACGCATATGTGTGATCGGTTGGCCGTTATGCGCAACGGTGAAGTTGTCGAGCAGCTTGAAGCCGGTGATCTTGTCAGCGGCAATATCAATGCTGACTATACAAAGAACCTGATGACCGCCAGTGAAGGCTTCAGGCGCTAAAAACAAGGGGACCAAAAGGTCCCCTTTTTCAATAGCCATTCTGAAAAGCGTGAAACGCACGTCGGATAAAACCGGCTTACAGCAGTTCCAATTAAGAATGAATCGTTGGAAACGCTGTAAATCAATGCACGGTTGGTACTTTAGTCGTCTGCACCGCGGCGTGCACTATCGCCATCCAGACCACGGCGCCAATAGGCAACGATCAGCTGCTTATCCTTTGGAATATTCCGCTCTTTACGCATATAGGTGCGGATGGACCTGAATGCGTTGAATTCACATCCCGCCCACACATAGATGCTCTCTTCGCCCTCGGGCAGTTCAACGGCGCGTACGGCATCCTGCAGAAGCGTCGTGGTTCCAGCTTCAGCACCTTTGCGGTGTAGCCACTGCAGATCAACGTCAGCACGCGATTGAATGACCTGCTCTTCCGCATCACTGTCGATTTCAATGCGCACGACAGCTTTGGCACCTTCTGGAAGACGCTCCAGAATACGCCCGATTGCTGGCAGAGCCGTTTCATCACCCGCCAACAGATACCAGTTCGCATCGGCAGCAGCATCACCACCGCCCGGCCCTGTCATTCCAACAATATCGCCCGGCTTGGCGCTTATAGCCCAACCGGAACCCGGCGCATCGCAATCATCACCATGAACAACCATGTCGATATCGACCCAGCCAGCTTGAGCATCAATCTGGCGGATCGTGTAAACACGGGTCGCGAGCTTGGCTTCGCCTTCCGGCCAGACGGGGCGACCGTCTTCACCGGACACGGGCCATTGCGGCGTAGCGAGATCTTTTGGTGGGAATAGCAGTCGAATGTGTAAACCCGTATGGGCAAAGCGCGCAAGTTCGTTCCCCTTCAGGCGGACACGGCGCATGTGCGGCGTAACATTGCTGACGGCAACTACCTGCATTTCGCGGAAGTAAGGCAGTGGCAGACCTGCTGCACCGTCACCTTCCCAGACGATCCGAGGCTTTGGGCTGCCCTTTTCAAGAAATTCCATCACATGTTCAACGATGGAGTATTTCATATAGGCTAGGCCAGTTTCGTCACGGCTTTTCACATCGACCGATACTGCGTCCTTGTCCCACTGAACATCAGCCTGTCCGAAGCTTAACACAAGTCGCGCACTGTTTTCCTGCCGCTCTACATCAGCATGTTCGACGAAATGATCGAGAACCTGATCAAGAATACGAGATGGATTGTTGACGGTGAAACGTGTGCTGGCGTTCAGGCTCAATTCGGACATGCCTGTTCTCCTCATCATGGAATGTGAGCCAGCCATACCCGAATTTAACATGAGGGTTCAAGTCATCATTTAACTTTAACGCCGCAATAAATTGTGACGGGCAGTGCCTGACGCCATGCATCATAGGAACCAAGCGCGCCTGCTTGCGCAACCTGCAGCCTTGTCAGCTCGCCGCCATGCTGCTTACGCCAGTTGAAAAGCTGCATTTCGCTTTGCAATGTGACGGCATTAGCAACCAAGCGCCCTCCGGGCTTTAGGGCTTTCCAGCAAGCTTCGATCACGCCCGCATCTGTAACACCACCACCAATGAAAATCGCATCCGGTGCTTCGAGACCATCAAGTGCATCCGGCGCTTCACCTTTCATAAGCTGCAGACCGGGCACGCCCAGAGCATGCGCGTTGCGCTCAATGATCGCTTGCCGCGTTTCATCGGCTTCGATTGCGATAGCCCGACAAGAAGGATGAACACGCATCCATTCAATGCCAATCGAGCCACAACCAGCACCTACATCCCATAAAAGCTCACGCGGCAGCGGCTGCAACCGTGACAGCGTCACTGCGCGTATATCGCGCTTTGTCAGCTGCCCGTCATTTTCAAAAGCATGGTCTGGCAATCCGCTGACAGGTGAAAAAACAACCGCATCTGGCGCCGCGATGCATTCAATTGCCAAAACATTGAGATTGGCACAGTTTTCATGTGACCAGCCATCAGCACTGTCACTGATAGATTTTTCCTTTGTTCCGCCGAGATGTTCAAGAACCGTCACACGGCTTTGGCCAAAGCCTTTGGCCTTTAGAAGTGCTGCAGCTTTCGCAGGCGTCGTACCATCATTGCTCAATACGAGGATCTTCTCGCCCGGCAAGATATGCGGTGCCAGCAATTCAAACGGACGACCATGCACGCTGACTATGCGTACTTCTTGCAGAGGCCACGCCATACGGCTTGCGGCCAGCGACAATGACGATGGAAACGGGATGATCTGCATATCCCGTGTCGAGAAATGACGGCTCAGCGATGCACCCATGCCAAAGAACATCGGATCACCGCTAGCCAGCACCACAACCTGCCTGCCGCGTTGGGCTTGAATCATTGGAAATGCATTATCGAACGGTGACGGCCATGAAATCTGCTCGGCTTCAACGTCAGGATTGAGCAAGGCCAGATGCCGCTTGCCGCCGAAAATCACATCAGCACGGTTGAGTACGTCGCGAGCGTTCTTTCCAAGACCCGCCAGCCCGTCCTCACCAATACCGATAACCGTCAGCCAGCAGCTCATAAGCATTGCTCCTTTTCTTTGTTCGTATGGCGGTGCAGTAGCAAGTGCAAGCGCGAAGGCGTATAAGGCCAATATGTTGAGCAAGCCAAAAAGCCAGACCATTGCTGTCAGACCCGACCGGCGTAGTGCCTGTCCGGGACTTTCGCGCATGGTGATGAGCAAGGATGGCGCAATCGCTCGCATCAAACTCCGGCTCGGAAGGCTCAGCGTGGCACAGGCTCAAGCCATCGCAGATATCGCCGAACGATTTGAAACGGGCGCGATTGAATTGTCGATTCGCTCCAATATTCAGCTTCGCGGCATTCATCCCGACGTCTGGCCGGATATCATCGGAGCTCTTCACGAGGCTGGGCTTGGCGCGCAAAACGAAGCAGCAGATGATGTTCGCAATGTCATCGTCAGCCCCACTGCTGGTATCGATCATGGTCAGATTAGCGATGTGACTGCCCTCGCCGCCAATCTGCTTTCCGTTTTGCAGGACAATGAAACTTATCACGCGCTATCGCCCAAATTCTCGCTCCAGATCGATGGTGGCGAAGATTGCGCTATGGTTTCACATCCTGGCGACATCTGGCTCTCAGCCATTGAAGGCGGCAAAGCCTATGCGTTTGGATTGGCTTCATCGCCTGACAAACAGGCGCTTGGCCTCGTTTCAAACGAACACGCGCTGCCTTTTATCGAAGCGATGCTACAACATTTTCTTGGTGCGAGCCACAAAGGCATTGCCCGCATCAAGCACCTCTTCGAGGTGATGCCAGTCGCAGATTTTCTGCAAACGCTTCCATTCGCATTTGATGCACCAGCAAGCTGGCAACGCAAAGCACCCATCGCTCACGCGCATCTTGGCTTACATCGCCAGCTCGACGGCAACTTCTATGTCGGCGCCATGCCGCTGCTTGGTCGCCTGACACCGCAGAAACTGCGTGGACTTACCAAATTTGCAAGCGAAGAACTGCATCTCACCCCATGGCAAGGCATTCTGATCCCCCATATTGCGGAAGCTGAAGGCAAGAGCATCGTCAGCCAGCTACATGCCCTTGGCTTCTCCACCGATCCTGCCTCGCCTGCCGCCCGTCTTCGTGCCTGTTCCGGTTCCAAAGGCTGTGCCTCTGCTCTCGCAGACACACAAGCAGACAGTGAAAAGCTTGCGCGTAAGCTACAAAGCGATACCACACAGATTCACATCACGGGCTGCGCCAAATCCTGCGCCGCACTTTCTCCCTTGCCGCACACGCTTCTCGCCCGTTCCCCAATGCATTACGACCTATTTTTACAAGACAAAGCTGGACCAGCACGCTTCGGGCGGCTATTGGCGTCAAACATCACCATTGATGAGGCAGCAAAGCTGCTGAACAAATAGCAAAAGCGGACGCCATGACAGATTACATCCGCGACGGGCAGGCCATTTATGACCGCTCCTTCGCCATCATCCGCGACGAGGCCGATCTGAGCCGCATACCTGCGGATCTCGAAAAGCTCGCCGTGCGCGTGGCTCACGCATCTGGCATGGTCGATATCGTTGAAGACATCGTCTTCTCAGATGGCGCAGGACAGGCCGGACGTGATGCTTTGCTCAAAGGTGCACCAATACTCTGCGATGCGCGGATGGTTGCAGAAGGCATTACCCGTGCCCGACTGCCAGCCAATAATGATGTTATCTGCACACTGAACGATCCATCGGTTCCAGAGTTGGCGAAAAAGATCGGCAACACACGCTCTGCCGCAGCGCTCGATCTCTGGCTCCCACACCTTGAAGGCAGCATCGTTGCTATCGGTAATGCGCCAACCGCCCTCTTCCGCCTGTTTGAAATGCTGGACAATGGCGCACCCAAACCTGCGCTTATCATCGGTATGCCGGTCGGCTTTGTGGGTGCTGCAGAATCCAAGGACGAGCTGGCTGAGAACAGCCGTGGCGTCCCCTTCGTCATTGTGCGCGGACGTCGTGGTGGTAGCGCTATGACCGCAGCTGCCGTCAATGCACTTGCTTCGGAGCGCGAATAATGGCCCTCAAAGGCAAGCTTTATGGTCTGGGTGTCGGCCCCGGCGACCCCGAACTCATCACACTAAAAGCGCTTCGACTGCTCAAATCCGCTCCTGTGGTCGCCTACCACGCAGCCAAGGGCAAAAAGGGCAATGCACTAACGATCGTCGAAACCTATCTGTCTTCAGAACAGACTTTGGTTCCGCTCATCTATCCGGTAACAACGGAAAAACTACCCGATCATATGGACTATGAGCAAATCGTCAGCGATTTCTATGCCGAGATCACCACGACGATTGCAAGTCATCTTGATGCAGGCTGCGACGTGGCCGTAATCGCGGAAGGTGATCCGTTTTTCTACGGCTCGTTCATGTATATCCATGACCGACTGGCCGAAAAATACGAAACGGAAGTCGTGCCTGGCGTTTGCTCTGTTCTGGGCGCTGCTGCCGTGCTTGGCGCACCTTTGGTCTACCGAAACCAGACCCTGTCGATCCTTTCAGGCGTCATGAGCGCAGAAGAACTCAAAACCCGTCTCGCTGGCACTGAGGCCGCAGCCATCATGAAACTCGGCAAAAATCTCGACAAGGTGCGCGATGTGCTCAACGAGCTTGGGCTGATGGATCGTGCGCTTTATATCGAGCGTGCAACCATGCAGAACCAGCGTATTGCGCCACTGGCCGAGGTCAGTGGTAGCGATTGCCCATATTTCTCGATCATTCTCGTTCCGGGCAGCAAATGGAACGGCGCATGAAGCCTGCAATTCTGATCTTGAGCGAAGCTGCAATTTCCACAGCGCGGAAAGTGCAATCAGCACTTGGAAATGCGGAAGTGCTGGGACTGGAAAACCGCGTTCAAAGCGCCGACAAAAGCTTTGCTCATTTTGGCGATATAATCCGCGCACTTTATGAAGAAGCTCGACCTGTGATCGCTTTGTGCGCTTCAGGCATCATCATCCGCGCCCTTGCACCGCTTCTGCAAAACAAACGCATCGAACCACCAGTTCTGGCCGTTGCGGAAGATGGCAGCGCGGTCGTGCCATTGCTTGGCGGTCTGTCGGGCGTCAACGATCTGGCGCGAATAATCGCTCATGCACTGGAAGTAGCGCCCGCAATCACCACGACTGGCGAGTTACGCTTTGGCATTAACCTGCTGCATCCTCCGGCAGAACTGACACTCGCCAATCCGGACAACGCCAAGACTTTCATGTCCGACCTGCTGGCAGGTCAAACACTACAAATCAAAGGCAATTCTCGCTGGCTCACGGCATCAAAGCTGCCGCTTGCTGACGATGGGAAGCTCACAATCAGCATCACGCCCGAAACCCGCACGCCACGGGCAAATGAGCTGATCTATCATCCACGAACAATTGCCATCGCTATCGAAAAGCCGACCGAAGAACTGACAAGCCTCATCGGGAAAGCCTTTGACGATGCAGGCCTATCGATAGACTCGCTTGCTTTGCTTCTCGCTCATGAGAAAGATTGCGCATCACCGCATATCCATCGGGCAGCAAAAGTATTGGAAGCACCATTGCGCTTTGTTGCAGGTGATGCCGATCTTACAGCCGCCTCGGTCGAAAACCCTGTTCAACACATAGCGACTGAAAACCTGACGCTGGCTGTTGCGGCAGCACCTGCCGATGTTCTTTTTATCGGTCGCAAGCGCGGTAAGCTCACGGTTATTGGGCTTGGCCCCGGTACCAGTGATCTAATGACCCCAGCAGTGCAGCGTGATCTCGAACAGGCCGAAGACATACTCGGCTATGAAACCTATGTTCGCATGGCAGGCCCCTTCCGCGACGATCAGATCATTCACATGACCGACAATCGCGAAGAAATGCAGCGCGCACGCCATGCGTTTGAACTTGCAGCTTCAGGCCGCGACGTCGTGATGGTGTCTTCCGGCGATCCGGGCGTATTTGCAATGGCTGCAGCGGTTGTTGAGGCACTGCATGAATCATCTGATGTTGCATGGCAAGGCGTTGAACTGGTTATCCAGCCCGGAATTTCGGCAGCGATGGCAGCGGCGTCCCGCATCGGTGCACCGCTTGGGCACGATTTCTGCATCATCTCGCTTTCGGACAATCTCAAGCCCTGGGATGTGATCGAGAAGCGTCTCGCACTGGCAGCTCAAGCCGATCTCGCCATGGCTTTCTATAATCCGATTTCCAAAGCCCGCCCGCATCAGCTTGGTCGAGCGCTGGAAATCCTCCGGCAGTATCGCGATGCTGAAACGCCAGTCGTGCTTGGTCGCGACATTGGCAGGCCTGCGGAAACAACTCGCGTTGTTTCGCTCGGGCAACTCACACCTTACGATGTCGACATGCGAACCGTGGTGATTGTCGGCTCATCCCACACTGCCCGTTTTCCACGCGCGGAAGGTGGAGAGTGGGTTTACACGCCGCGCTGGTATGGCGAAAAGCCCAAATAGATCAAAAACAAAAAGGCAGGGAAACCCTGCCTTTTTCATCACTTAAAAAGTTTTTCTGAATCACTTCTTCTTCGACTTTTTCGGTGCTGGTGCAGCCGATGCAGTCTGAGCAGCAGCAGCTTCCGCTGCAATCTGATCGGCGCTCTTTGGCGACGTATCGACAACCGAACGAACCGAGCCATTTGCAGAAACCTGACAAACTGCAGTGCGCAGGTCGACCTTCAGGTCAACATCCGTACCACCACCGGCGCCCGGACGCGAATTAACTGCGCTGATCACGCGTTCAGGCAAGAAATACTTATTGGCAGCAGCAGTGATGCAAGGCTGTGCCAAAGATGAATCGACCGTCGACGTTGGAATGAAACGTGGCAGCGAAACAGTCGAAGCTGTTACTGGCGCTTCAGACTTGCCTGGAGCCGTCGCGTTCTGCGTAGTTGTTGTACAAGCGGCAGCCAAAGGAGCCAGCATGGCAATAACAAACAAACGGGCTCCGTTGCGGGTGCGTCCGTACATGATCAACCTCTTACGATCTGCTGATTAGGTAAAATTTTAACTGAGATAACTATTCGCTTTTGACAGATTGTCGAGTGGCAGGAAGGCCACAATGCCGGTTTTTCGTTGAGCATCCCCAACGACGTCATCATTGTTTCGTGAATATCCAGTTCAACATCTCGCGCCAGTCGCTCATTCTGATCGGCGTTCCATGATTGCCGCTTTCAAAACGACGGAACTGAACGGGATAACCGGACGAGCGCTTGCGTATTTCTCGATAGAAGCCTTCCTGCTTATCGATTGCAAAAACCGGATCGCGACTGCCATGGCCGAAAAACACCGGCACACGCTTTTTGAAAGCCGGCGATTTGAAAAAGCCCTCATCCCACAGTGAACCTAAAAGGATCAGGCCGGAGAGCTGATTGCCCGCATTATCATTCGATGCGATACGCCAGCAAAGCGCCCCACCCTGCGATCCACAAGCCAGTATGAGCGGTGCAGATGGTGAAGTCGCTTTCGCAGCTTCGATGAGCCCCGCAACTTGCGCTTCACCCGTTGCCGCAAAATCCTTGAAGTCCGGCGTCAGATAAAGTCCGCCATTGGTCGCCGCAAGGTTCTTCACGCGGTTGAAATTGCCGCCAAACGTAAAATCATTCATGCCTTGCAGACGATTACCGCCGCGCCCGTGCAGATAAATGACGATAAACGATGCACCGCTCTGCTTTCCAGCAGCCATGGCCTTTACCGGCCCTGCCGCCGTCTGGAAGACGACATCTTTCTGATATGCACGCGCTTTTAGCGAAACATAAGCGTCTTTAACGCGCTTTTCAGGCACGGAATCGCGACCATTGATATCGCGCATTTCGTTGTAATCGATGACTTTATAATCGCCATTGTCGGCGCTGCTTAGCACGCCCGGATAGGCGAAATAATCATCCTTGAACGGGGGGAGCGGTCCTTGGGCGAAAGCGGATGTTGCAGTCAACAGCAACAAACCCGCGAATAATCCAGCCCGCTTGTTCATTCTCCCTCCCTCAAACAATTTCAGAGTTCCAGCGTATGATAGCGACGATTGAGATAAATCAGCGCTACTTCGTCTGCATTCGAACGCAAGCCAACGACCTCGCCAAACAGTACATGATGCGTGGAATGCTCCTGCACACTTGTCACACGACAATCAAAAGCCGCCAGCGCGCCTTTGAGTACAGGTGCACCCGTATCGATTATGTCCCATTGTGCCAGCTCGAAACGCTCGTCTTGCGTAAGCCCTATACGCCCTGAAAACGCATCGGCAAGCTGCTGATGTGAGCCTGCCAGCGTATTAACCGCAAACACGCCGTTCTTGATGAAAAGCAGGTTCTCTTCGTGCATTTTCTGCAGGCATATCAGCAGAGTTGGCGGGTTATCCGAAACTGAACAGGCCGCAGTTAAAGTAAGTCCGCGCCTTCCGGCAGCACCTGCGGTGGTAACAACCTGCACCGCACCTGCATAATGACTCATCGCATCGCGATAAGTCTTCGGCTCGAGCGATACAGTATTTGAGGTAGTGTTTTTATCCGTTTGCACGTCAGCAAGCATCCGTATTGTCTGCCAGGCTTCCTGAAATCAATATCTGATTGCCTGTATACATATACGGGCATTGCACAAAGGCGAGGAAACCGCTACCCACTTTTCGTTCAATTAGCCATGAAATGTTTGAAGAAGATAAATCGCGTGATCAAGCCAGAGCAATTGCCCGAAAGACATGAAGCGGTTTTCCGCCCGGAATTGCGCGTTCTCAACGGGACGAAACTCTTCGCCCTGGCGCTATCGGCTTTCACAATGCTTTGC
The Ochrobactrum sp. BTU1 DNA segment above includes these coding regions:
- the cobG gene encoding precorrin-3B synthase, which gives rise to MLSKPKSQTIAVRPDRRSACPGLSRMVMSKDGAIARIKLRLGRLSVAQAQAIADIAERFETGAIELSIRSNIQLRGIHPDVWPDIIGALHEAGLGAQNEAADDVRNVIVSPTAGIDHGQISDVTALAANLLSVLQDNETYHALSPKFSLQIDGGEDCAMVSHPGDIWLSAIEGGKAYAFGLASSPDKQALGLVSNEHALPFIEAMLQHFLGASHKGIARIKHLFEVMPVADFLQTLPFAFDAPASWQRKAPIAHAHLGLHRQLDGNFYVGAMPLLGRLTPQKLRGLTKFASEELHLTPWQGILIPHIAEAEGKSIVSQLHALGFSTDPASPAARLRACSGSKGCASALADTQADSEKLARKLQSDTTQIHITGCAKSCAALSPLPHTLLARSPMHYDLFLQDKAGPARFGRLLASNITIDEAAKLLNK
- a CDS encoding flavin reductase — encoded protein: MLADVQTDKNTTSNTVSLEPKTYRDAMSHYAGAVQVVTTAGAAGRRGLTLTAACSVSDNPPTLLICLQKMHEENLLFIKNGVFAVNTLAGSHQQLADAFSGRIGLTQDERFELAQWDIIDTGAPVLKGALAAFDCRVTSVQEHSTHHVLFGEVVGLRSNADEVALIYLNRRYHTLEL
- the cobJ gene encoding precorrin-3B C(17)-methyltransferase; protein product: MKPAILILSEAAISTARKVQSALGNAEVLGLENRVQSADKSFAHFGDIIRALYEEARPVIALCASGIIIRALAPLLQNKRIEPPVLAVAEDGSAVVPLLGGLSGVNDLARIIAHALEVAPAITTTGELRFGINLLHPPAELTLANPDNAKTFMSDLLAGQTLQIKGNSRWLTASKLPLADDGKLTISITPETRTPRANELIYHPRTIAIAIEKPTEELTSLIGKAFDDAGLSIDSLALLLAHEKDCASPHIHRAAKVLEAPLRFVAGDADLTAASVENPVQHIATENLTLAVAAAPADVLFIGRKRGKLTVIGLGPGTSDLMTPAVQRDLEQAEDILGYETYVRMAGPFRDDQIIHMTDNREEMQRARHAFELAASGRDVVMVSSGDPGVFAMAAAVVEALHESSDVAWQGVELVIQPGISAAMAAASRIGAPLGHDFCIISLSDNLKPWDVIEKRLALAAQADLAMAFYNPISKARPHQLGRALEILRQYRDAETPVVLGRDIGRPAETTRVVSLGQLTPYDVDMRTVVIVGSSHTARFPRAEGGEWVYTPRWYGEKPK
- a CDS encoding siderophore-interacting protein translates to MSELSLNASTRFTVNNPSRILDQVLDHFVEHADVERQENSARLVLSFGQADVQWDKDAVSVDVKSRDETGLAYMKYSIVEHVMEFLEKGSPKPRIVWEGDGAAGLPLPYFREMQVVAVSNVTPHMRRVRLKGNELARFAHTGLHIRLLFPPKDLATPQWPVSGEDGRPVWPEGEAKLATRVYTIRQIDAQAGWVDIDMVVHGDDCDAPGSGWAISAKPGDIVGMTGPGGGDAAADANWYLLAGDETALPAIGRILERLPEGAKAVVRIEIDSDAEEQVIQSRADVDLQWLHRKGAEAGTTTLLQDAVRAVELPEGEESIYVWAGCEFNAFRSIRTYMRKERNIPKDKQLIVAYWRRGLDGDSARRGADD
- a CDS encoding alpha/beta hydrolase; the protein is MNKRAGLFAGLLLLTATSAFAQGPLPPFKDDYFAYPGVLSSADNGDYKVIDYNEMRDINGRDSVPEKRVKDAYVSLKARAYQKDVVFQTAAGPVKAMAAGKQSGASFIVIYLHGRGGNRLQGMNDFTFGGNFNRVKNLAATNGGLYLTPDFKDFAATGEAQVAGLIEAAKATSPSAPLILACGSQGGALCWRIASNDNAGNQLSGLILLGSLWDEGFFKSPAFKKRVPVFFGHGSRDPVFAIDKQEGFYREIRKRSSGYPVQFRRFESGNHGTPIRMSDWREMLNWIFTKQ
- a CDS encoding precorrin-8X methylmutase, producing the protein MTDYIRDGQAIYDRSFAIIRDEADLSRIPADLEKLAVRVAHASGMVDIVEDIVFSDGAGQAGRDALLKGAPILCDARMVAEGITRARLPANNDVICTLNDPSVPELAKKIGNTRSAAALDLWLPHLEGSIVAIGNAPTALFRLFEMLDNGAPKPALIIGMPVGFVGAAESKDELAENSRGVPFVIVRGRRGGSAMTAAAVNALASERE
- a CDS encoding precorrin-2 C(20)-methyltransferase, whose protein sequence is MALKGKLYGLGVGPGDPELITLKALRLLKSAPVVAYHAAKGKKGNALTIVETYLSSEQTLVPLIYPVTTEKLPDHMDYEQIVSDFYAEITTTIASHLDAGCDVAVIAEGDPFFYGSFMYIHDRLAEKYETEVVPGVCSVLGAAAVLGAPLVYRNQTLSILSGVMSAEELKTRLAGTEAAAIMKLGKNLDKVRDVLNELGLMDRALYIERATMQNQRIAPLAEVSGSDCPYFSIILVPGSKWNGA
- a CDS encoding ABC transporter ATP-binding protein — translated: MSTAPALSVDKIDVFFDEFHALKSVSIDVARGESYGLVGESGSGKSTLLRAVAGLAPVDDGEIRIDGKPLKTPRDKAFYRNVQMVFQDPYGSLHPRQTVDRLLLEPLAVHGIGDTEKRIVRALDEVGLGSGFRFRYPHQLSGGQRQRIAIARALIIEPSILLLDEPTSALDASVQAEVLNLLEQVRRDRKLTFVMVSHDLAVVTHMCDRLAVMRNGEVVEQLEAGDLVSGNINADYTKNLMTASEGFRR
- the cbiE gene encoding precorrin-6y C5,15-methyltransferase (decarboxylating) subunit CbiE, translated to MSCWLTVIGIGEDGLAGLGKNARDVLNRADVIFGGKRHLALLNPDVEAEQISWPSPFDNAFPMIQAQRGRQVVVLASGDPMFFGMGASLSRHFSTRDMQIIPFPSSLSLAASRMAWPLQEVRIVSVHGRPFELLAPHILPGEKILVLSNDGTTPAKAAALLKAKGFGQSRVTVLEHLGGTKEKSISDSADGWSHENCANLNVLAIECIAAPDAVVFSPVSGLPDHAFENDGQLTKRDIRAVTLSRLQPLPRELLWDVGAGCGSIGIEWMRVHPSCRAIAIEADETRQAIIERNAHALGVPGLQLMKGEAPDALDGLEAPDAIFIGGGVTDAGVIEACWKALKPGGRLVANAVTLQSEMQLFNWRKQHGGELTRLQVAQAGALGSYDAWRQALPVTIYCGVKVK